Proteins encoded together in one Paenibacillus sp. FSL M7-0420 window:
- a CDS encoding acetoin reductase, whose amino-acid sequence MNSENKVAIITGSAGGLGKAIAERLANDGFNIVVQDINNDLLLETEKEFKEKGYNVISFKSDVSKQKEQEELVKFTVKEFNKLDVFINNAGVDAVTPFLEIDENQLNKLFNINVFGTVYGTQAAAKQFIKQNTKGKIINACSIAGHESYEMLGTYSATKHAVRSYTQVAAKELAKYKINVNAYCPGVAKTKMWERIDEEMVKYDENLNPGDAFEKFSSAIKLGRYQEPKDVANLVSFLASEDSDYITGQSILTDGGLVYR is encoded by the coding sequence GCAAATGATGGTTTTAATATCGTTGTTCAAGACATCAATAATGATTTGTTACTAGAAACAGAAAAAGAATTCAAAGAAAAAGGATATAATGTAATATCTTTCAAAAGTGATGTTTCAAAACAAAAAGAACAAGAAGAACTAGTTAAATTTACTGTAAAAGAATTTAATAAATTAGATGTTTTTATTAATAATGCAGGTGTGGATGCTGTAACACCTTTCTTAGAAATAGACGAAAATCAACTTAATAAATTATTTAATATTAATGTATTTGGAACTGTTTATGGTACCCAAGCAGCTGCAAAACAATTTATAAAACAAAATACAAAAGGTAAAATAATAAACGCTTGTAGTATAGCAGGTCACGAATCTTACGAAATGCTAGGTACATATTCAGCTACTAAACACGCAGTTAGATCATACACTCAAGTTGCAGCTAAAGAATTAGCAAAGTATAAAATTAACGTTAATGCTTATTGTCCAGGAGTGGCAAAAACTAAAATGTGGGAAAGAATCGATGAAGAAATGGTTAAATATGATGAAAATTTAAATCCTGGAGATGCTTTTGAAAAATTTTCAAGTGCTATAAAATTAGGAAGATATCAAGAACCTAAAGATGTAGCAAATTTAGTATCATTCCTAGCTTCGGAAGATTCAGATTATATAACTGGTCAATCTATTTTAACAGATGGCGGATTAGTTTATAGATAA